GTCATGTTATTTTGATCAACAGGTTCAACAACTTCTAAGCTTTTTCTTCTTGCCATCATTATACCTCTCATATTGGGTATTCTCGGTTCAACGGCAAACCCTTTACCTGCACTAACTACAAATGGAAAACTTGCTTCGAGAACTTGCTTTCCGCCTTCTATTTCTTGTTCTAATTTAACTTTATCACCGTCAATTTCAAATAATGATGCTCCGGAAACAGAGGGTAATCCAAGAAATTCAGCAATCATTCCTTCGGTTTGCCCACCGTTATAATCAATTGATTCTTTTCCTGTTACAACTACGTCATATTCTCCTTTTTTGAAAACTTCTGCAATTTGTTTTGCAACGAAAGCAGCATCAGTAGGTTCGGCATTAATTCTGA
Above is a genomic segment from Bacteroidales bacterium containing:
- a CDS encoding electron transfer flavoprotein subunit beta/FixA family protein, with translation MKALICIGHVPDTTSKVKFTDEDTKFDTTDIQYIVGPYEELALTRLLDLKDAGTDMHITAVNVGSVETEATLRKALAMGADEAIRINAEPTDAAFVAKQIAEVFKKGEYDVVVTGKESIDYNGGQTEGMIAEFLGLPSVSGASLFEIDGDKVKLEQEIEGGKQVLEASFPFVVSAGKGFAVEPRIPNMRGIMMARRKSLEVVEPVDQNNMTEVIKHYLPEAKPECKLVSPDNVEELVRLLHEEAKAI